A DNA window from Dictyoglomus sp. contains the following coding sequences:
- a CDS encoding corrinoid protein: MVELSEIASALIEGNRKKVQELVELAIKEGIPPERILNEGLLAGMQVIGERFKNNEIFVPEVLISARAMHAGMNLLKPLLAKSQGILKGKVVIGTVKGDLHDIGKNLVAMMLEGAGYQVIDLGIDVDAEKFVEAVKTHNPDILGMSALLTTTMPYMRTTIEALEKEGVRDKVKVIVGGAPVTEEFAKEIGADGYADSASSAVELVDNLLGIKSA; encoded by the coding sequence ATGGTGGAACTTTCTGAGATTGCATCCGCCTTAATAGAGGGAAATAGAAAAAAGGTTCAGGAATTAGTAGAATTAGCAATTAAAGAAGGTATACCTCCTGAGAGAATACTAAATGAGGGACTACTTGCAGGAATGCAAGTAATAGGAGAAAGATTTAAAAATAATGAAATTTTTGTTCCTGAAGTTCTAATTTCCGCAAGAGCAATGCATGCAGGAATGAACTTATTAAAACCTCTGCTTGCAAAATCTCAAGGAATTTTAAAAGGAAAGGTAGTTATAGGAACTGTAAAAGGAGATCTACATGATATAGGGAAAAATCTTGTTGCAATGATGCTAGAAGGAGCAGGTTATCAAGTAATTGATCTAGGAATAGATGTGGATGCTGAAAAATTTGTAGAAGCAGTTAAAACTCATAATCCTGATATATTAGGAATGTCCGCTTTATTAACCACAACTATGCCTTATATGAGAACAACTATCGAAGCTCTAGAGAAAGAAGGAGTAAGGGATAAGGTTAAGGTAATTGTGGGAGGAGCACCTGTTACCGAAGAATTTGCAAAGGAGATAGGTGCAGATGGATACGCAGATTCTGCAAGTTCTGCTGTAGAATTAGTTGATAATCTCTTGGGAATAAAAAGTGCCTAA